The following are encoded in a window of Coregonus clupeaformis isolate EN_2021a chromosome 22, ASM2061545v1, whole genome shotgun sequence genomic DNA:
- the LOC123481614 gene encoding uncharacterized protein LOC123481614, which translates to MPELVECVDAQPLSLEHPRVSCSNRSSGSSQGSRRFDLCHQAVEMERVYLQRDTPHSSVSVRELGPVRRAKRRDVHKALSEGSLNVFALFRERAGEIWQTSTWDMEQTQPPSTPTSSEEDLWDSDSSLSHGVGEEERGSSLILTPQASTSLSDQDKRALEDVCQILTAWLEKRLNRTCNDNYRASVIIQKGLDSGARDRFPYTQCPSSSEEEEELVTSVMTVLHSEPSTSTKAARAAPAQTLEFNPCLDEDEVVPSTSMGAGFLTTTQAAWAAPAQTLEEEVGGADVSEVSTSSLTPTEARQGLLGKIPSLLPGEILIEEDISFRSTPRDTVMSPQTLKLILQGIMRRLEASEFPLAMMANNPFRLMKNLFVEVQHALKYADISVLFSLEESIQFRGKMQ; encoded by the exons ATGCCAGAGCTGGTAGAGTGTGTGGATGCTCAGCCACTATCTCTGGAACATCCACGTGTGTCCTGCTCCAACAGAAGCTCTGGTTCCTCACAGGGATCGAGACGGTTCGACCTCTGTCATCAGGcagtggagatggagagggtttaTCTCCAGAGAGACACACCCCACTCCAGTGTCAGTGTGAGAGAACTGGGGCCAGTGAGGAGGGCCAAGAGAAGGGATGTCCATAAAGCCCTCAGTGAGGGGTCCCTCAATGTCTTTGCCCTGTTCAGGGAGAGGGCAGGGGAGATTTGGCAGACCAGCACATGGGACATGGAGCAGACCCAGCCTCCCAGCACCCCCACATCCAGCGAGGAGGATTTGTGGGACAGCGACTCCAGCTTGTCTCATGGggttggggaggaggagaggggcagcTCCCTGATCCTGACCCCCCAGGCCTCCACCTCACTCTCTGATCAAGACAAGAGGGCACTAG AGGACGTCTGCCAGATCCTGACCGCCTGGTTGGAAAAGAGGCTGAACAGGACCTGCAACGACAATTACAGGGCCAGTGTCATCATCCAGAAAG GATTGGATTCTGGTGCCAGGGACAGGTTCCCTTACACTCAGTGTCCTTCTTCgtcagaggaagaagaggagttgGTCACGAGTGTCATGACTGTCTTACACTCAGAGCCCTCCACCTCAACCAAGGCAGCACGGGCAGCTCCTGCACAGACCCTGGAGTTCAACCCCTGTCTGGATGAAGATGAGGTGGTCCCCAGCACCTCCATGGGTGCGGGATTCCTGACGACCACTCAGGCAGCATGGGCAGCTCCTGCCCAGACCTTGGAAGAAGAGGTCGGGGGAGCTGATGTCTCTGAGGTGAGTACCAGCTCCCTGACCCCCACTGAGGCCAGGCAGGGCCTCCTGGGGAagattccctctctccttccgggTGAGATCCTCATCGAGGAGGACATCTCCTTTCGCAGCACTCCCAGGGACACCGTCATGAGCCCCCAGACCCTGAAGCTTATCCTCCAGGGCATCATGCGCCGACTGGAGGCCTCAGAGTTCCCCCTGGCCATGATGGCCAACAACCCCTTCAGGCTGATGAAGAATCTCTTTGTGGAGGTCCAGCATGCCCTGAAGTATGCTGACATCTCTGTCCTCTTCAGCCTGGAGGAGAGCATCCAATTTAGGGGGAAGATGCAATGA